A section of the Humulus lupulus chromosome 2, drHumLupu1.1, whole genome shotgun sequence genome encodes:
- the LOC133817663 gene encoding transcription factor MYB14-like: MVRTPCCDQNGMKKGTWTPEEDRKLVAYVTRYGCWNWRQLPKFAGLKRCGKSCRLRWMNYLRPNVKRGNYSPEEEETITKLHESLGNKWSAIAAQLPGRTDNEVKNYWHTHLKKRQTQNPSPSSSCKQKISESSTTKESNSTTLDNVTPNVDDYFMDSLEELMFTGADLTSDQIVANSNNNVHSPLSPQPSSSSSEISTSTTDTSTSTASTNNATETSTINNDSSSNYLVEDSYNHPFEGFPEFSDSFWTEPFLADHNSYIPSDFLNASLMDNYELSPILDANLLFTANTSIGNFNYEENLVGLLY; encoded by the exons ATGGTTAGAACACCATGCTGTGACCAGAATGGAATGAAGAAGGGTACATGGACACCCGAAGAGGATAGGAAACTTGTGGCTTATGTCACAAGGTATGGTTGCTGGAACTGGCGCCAACTTCCCAAGTTTGCAG GTCTAAAAAGATGTGGAAAGAGTTGCCGGTTGCGGTGGATGAATTATCTGAGGCCAAATGTGAAGAGAGGAAACTACAGCCCAGAAGAAGAGGAAACCATTACCAAGCTTCACGAGTCTCTTGGGAATAA ATGGTCTGCAATTGCTGCCCAATTACCAGGAAGAACTGACAATGAGGTTAAGAACTATTGGCATACTCATCTGAAGAAGCGCCAAACGCAAAAcccatcaccatcatcatcatgcAAACAAAAAATATCAGAAAGTAGTACTACTAAAGAATCAAACAGTACTACTCTTGATAATGTTACTCCTAATGTCGATGATTATTTTATGGACAGCCTAGAAGAGTTAATGTTCACAGGAGCTGATCTCACGAGTGACCAAATAGTTGCTAATAGCAACAATAACGTACACTCCCCATTGTCACCTCAACCGTCCTCATCGAGTAGTGAAATCTCAACATCGACAACCGACACTAGTACGAGCACTGCTAGCACTAATAATGCAACTGAAACCAGCACAATTAATAATGACAGTAGTAGTAATTACTTGGTTGAGGACTCTTATAATCACCCCTTTGAAGGGTTTCCTGAGTTCAGCGACAGCTTTTGGACGGAGCCATTTTTGGCTGATCACAATTCTTACATCCCAAGTGATTTTCTTAATGCTTCCTTAATGGATAATTATGAGCTGTCTCCTATCTTGGATGCCAATCTCTTATTTACTGCTAATACTAGTATTGGTAATTTTAATTACGAGGAAAATCTAGTAGGATTGTTGTActaa